Proteins found in one Sorghum bicolor cultivar BTx623 chromosome 1, Sorghum_bicolor_NCBIv3, whole genome shotgun sequence genomic segment:
- the LOC8084151 gene encoding transcription factor PIF5 isoform X2 — protein sequence MDGNARSSAANQKKPIVADDDLIELLWHNGSVVAQPQAHHRPAPAPAPPPSDRDRPAGASGLTGEETAAWFPDTLDDALEKDLYTHLWYSTIADAAPQHEGTLLATPQPSPPPPLPVGSSGVESSWAGDICSTFCGSNQVPRTPAGTSRKDAALQSAGTSGAGGHDGTSSSGGSGSNYGGSGLPSDSVHVHKRKGRCRDDSDSPSEDAECEEATEETKPSRRHGPKRRTRAAEVHNLSERRRRDRINEKMRALQELIPHCNKTDKASILDETIEYLKSLQMQVQIMWMTSGMAPMMFPGAHQFMPPMALGMNSGCIPAAQGLSQMPRLPYMNHPLPNHIPLNSSPAMNPLNAANQMMQNGHLREASNHFLHLDGRTAVVPQVPGPHVYGHQIAQAEEPNSILEVAASTVVPTSRAGQPPSFDGV from the exons ATGGACGGCAATGCGAGGTCGTCGGCGGCGAATCAGAAGAAGCCCATCGT CGCGGACGACGACCTCATCGAGCTGCTGTGGCACAACGGGAGCGTCGTCGCGCAGCCCCAGGCGCACCAcaggccggcgccggcgccggcgccgccgccctccGACCGCGACCGCCCGGCTGGCGCCAGCGGCCTCACCGGCGAGGAGACCGCCGCGTGGTTCCCGGACACCCTCGACGACGCCCTCGAGAAGGACCTGTACACGCATCTCTGGTACAGCACCATCGCCGACGCCGCCCCGCAACACGAGGGCACGCTCCTGGCTACCCCgcagccgtcgccgccgccgccgctgccggttGGGAGCAGCGGCGTCGAGTCGAGCTGGGCCGGCGACATCTGCTCCACCTTCTGCGGCAGCAACCAGGTGCCCAGGACGCCGGCAGGGACCAGCAGGAAGGACGCTGCATTGCAGTCGGCAGGGACCAGCGGTGCCGGCGGGCACGACGGCACATCGTCGTCCGGTGGGTCTGGAAGCAACTATGGGGGATCCGGGCTGCCAAGTGACAGCGTCCATGTCCACAAGAGGAAGGGGAGGTGTAGAGACGACTCAGATAGTCCGAGTGAG GATGCCGAGTGTGAGGAGGCAACTGAGGAGACCAAACCGTCGCGGCGACATGGGCCGAAACGCCGGACTCGTGCAGCTGAAGTTCATAATCTCTCAGAGAGG AGAAGAAGGGACAGGATCAATGAAAAGATGCGCGCGTTGCAAGAGCTGATCCCGCACTGCAACAAG ACTGACAAAGCGTCGATATTAGATGAGACGATTGAGTATCTCAAGTCCCTCCAAATGCAAGTTCAG ATCATGTGGATGACTTCTGGGATGGCACCAATGATGTTTCCTGGTGCTCACCAATTCATGCCACCAATGGCTCTAGGCATGAATTCAGGTTGCATCCCTGCAGCGCAAGGCCTAAGTCAGATGCCAAGATTACCATACATGAACCACCCCCTGCCAAATCATATCCCTCTGAACTCATCTCCAGCTATGAATCCACTGAATGCTGCGAACCAGATGATGCAAAACGGTCACCTCAGGGAGGCAAGTAATCACTTCCTTCACCTAGATGGGCGAACAGCGGTGGTACCTCAG GTACCAGGACCCCATGTTTATGGACATCAAATAGCACAAGCCGAAGAACCCAATAGTATACTGGAAGTGGCTGCTAGTACTGTTGTGCCAACTTCTAGGGCAGGGCAACCACCTAGTTTTGATGGAGTTTAG
- the LOC8084151 gene encoding serine/arginine repetitive matrix protein 1 isoform X1: MPCCGGRAAATDLPHKSSPACSLHGGGGRRRLRKASLLERSSTPFRRRGVLLRVLEILPRWTAMRGRRRRIRRSPSSRTTTSSSCCGTTGASSRSPRRTTGRRRRRRRRPPTATARLAPAASPARRPPRGSRTPSTTPSRRTCTRISGTAPSPTPPRNTRARSWLPRSRRRRRRCRLGAAASSRAGPATSAPPSAAATRCPGRRQGPAGRTLHCSRQGPAVPAGTTAHRRPVGLEATMGDPGCQVTASMSTRGRGGVETTQIVRVRMPSVRRQLRRPNRRGDMGRNAGLVQLKFIISQRGRDRINEKMRALQELIPHCNKTDKASILDETIEYLKSLQMQVQIMWMTSGMAPMMFPGAHQFMPPMALGMNSGCIPAAQGLSQMPRLPYMNHPLPNHIPLNSSPAMNPLNAANQMMQNGHLREASNHFLHLDGRTAVVPQVPGPHVYGHQIAQAEEPNSILEVAASTVVPTSRAGQPPSFDGV; encoded by the exons ATGCCGTGCTGCGGTGGCCGTGCTGCTGCTACGGACCTGCCTCATAAAAGCTCTCCTGCTTGCAGCTTGCACGGAGGCGGGGGTAGAAGACGACTTCGCAAGGCATCTCTGCTCGAGCGGAGCAGTACTCCGTTCAG GAGACGAGGCGTTCTCCTCCGGGTCCTAGAAATCCTGCCGAGATGGACGGCAATGCGAGGTCGTCGGCGGCGAATCAGAAGAAGCCCATCGT CGCGGACGACGACCTCATCGAGCTGCTGTGGCACAACGGGAGCGTCGTCGCGCAGCCCCAGGCGCACCAcaggccggcgccggcgccggcgccgccgccctccGACCGCGACCGCCCGGCTGGCGCCAGCGGCCTCACCGGCGAGGAGACCGCCGCGTGGTTCCCGGACACCCTCGACGACGCCCTCGAGAAGGACCTGTACACGCATCTCTGGTACAGCACCATCGCCGACGCCGCCCCGCAACACGAGGGCACGCTCCTGGCTACCCCgcagccgtcgccgccgccgccgctgccggttGGGAGCAGCGGCGTCGAGTCGAGCTGGGCCGGCGACATCTGCTCCACCTTCTGCGGCAGCAACCAGGTGCCCAGGACGCCGGCAGGGACCAGCAGGAAGGACGCTGCATTGCAGTCGGCAGGGACCAGCGGTGCCGGCGGGCACGACGGCACATCGTCGTCCGGTGGGTCTGGAAGCAACTATGGGGGATCCGGGCTGCCAAGTGACAGCGTCCATGTCCACAAGAGGAAGGGGAGGTGTAGAGACGACTCAGATAGTCCGAGTGAG GATGCCGAGTGTGAGGAGGCAACTGAGGAGACCAAACCGTCGCGGCGACATGGGCCGAAACGCCGGACTCGTGCAGCTGAAGTTCATAATCTCTCAGAGAGG AAGGGACAGGATCAATGAAAAGATGCGCGCGTTGCAAGAGCTGATCCCGCACTGCAACAAG ACTGACAAAGCGTCGATATTAGATGAGACGATTGAGTATCTCAAGTCCCTCCAAATGCAAGTTCAG ATCATGTGGATGACTTCTGGGATGGCACCAATGATGTTTCCTGGTGCTCACCAATTCATGCCACCAATGGCTCTAGGCATGAATTCAGGTTGCATCCCTGCAGCGCAAGGCCTAAGTCAGATGCCAAGATTACCATACATGAACCACCCCCTGCCAAATCATATCCCTCTGAACTCATCTCCAGCTATGAATCCACTGAATGCTGCGAACCAGATGATGCAAAACGGTCACCTCAGGGAGGCAAGTAATCACTTCCTTCACCTAGATGGGCGAACAGCGGTGGTACCTCAG GTACCAGGACCCCATGTTTATGGACATCAAATAGCACAAGCCGAAGAACCCAATAGTATACTGGAAGTGGCTGCTAGTACTGTTGTGCCAACTTCTAGGGCAGGGCAACCACCTAGTTTTGATGGAGTTTAG